The genomic stretch CACCCTCAGCTCCTCATGCTCTTTTAGAGGGTTATGGGGGACCTGAACTCTAGAGCTATGTTGGGGGGCAGGGGCCTCTCACTGCTGGACTGGAGCTGGGCTCCTCTAGACCTGGGGGTCCCTCTTTCTAGGGCCGCCTGCCAGGGCTTATGACTGTGAATCCTTGATGTCATGATTTTACGTGTTGACTCCTGGGAGCCCCATGCCCCTGGGGTAGGAGCAGGGCTGGATCCCaagcctcttcctctttcatggaGAGAAGAGTGATCTAGCTTCTCCAGGGCCTCCTGtgaatatttattctatttatggTTCCCAGGAAGTGTGTTTGGTGAAGGAAGCCCCTCCCTGGGCACTTTCTGCCAGTGCTGGAGTAACTGCCTCTCCTGGACCTGGCTAAGGGGGCTagaattttgatatattttctaaTAAAGGACTTTGTCTTGCCTCTGCTCCTGCTTTCTGCATCCCAGGCAGCCATTACCTGTCTTTGCCCCTTACAACCATATGCCTACAGGTGATAGAACAGCCAGACCAAGCCAAATTCTAGCAACTTTTATTTTCATGGGTGGGAGACTCCCCGCCAGCAGGGGCAGGAGGAGATGGGAGTTAGGAATCAGCTGTTGGGTTCTGTGCTCAGGGCTCGGACTGCTGCTTGGCGCCCACTCTCTATACAGTCATTGACAGCAACCCCCTCATAGGAGGCTCCAGCCAGAGTCAGTGGCAGCCTTTGAGCAGCCAAGAATTGGGAAGCTGATTCTGGAAGGAAATGAGTATTATAGCTGGGGGTCTGATCTGTTTGGCCCTCCTCAACCCAGCTGTTTTCCCAGCTTACCCAGTTTTTGCCAGTGGCCTAGCATATACTGGGGGATGCAATTCTGGGGAGAGAGAGCAGGAGATACAGGGAAAGGTTTATTATTGGTTCTCAAGCCTCTGGTGGGCATACAGTGACAAGTATACCAGTTCCTCTGCCTCCAATGGGGGAGCTGAGGGGAGTTTATCCTATCTCACCTTGTGTAAATGGACCAAACAGTGACTTGGTGGCTCCTTTAGTCCTAATTGTGTAGCAGCTGCTGCTTGTGCCTGCTCTTGGAACAGCTCCTGAGATAAGACGGAGCCACTGGCCTCCAGCATCTGTAGCCAGGAACCTCCCAGCATCACCTAGGAAGAATGTAGCATTGACCAGCCTGGCCTTGCCTACTTTGGGACACAGGAACTCTTTGGAAGCCCCCACTAAGCAAAGCTTTTTCCTCTCACAGTCACTCTGAGGCCAGGAGGGCTCCCATCCTGCTCAGGGAAAGCAACTGAGTCATACACGATTCCCAGGACGGCTGGGTCTTCTGAGGATGGCACCAAATGTCCAAATCCCTGGAGAGAAGAGATTTGGGTCAGCAGGGAAGAGCTTCAGCTGAGCCCATGTCTCCTTCTTACCTTCTTCCTCACACCTGAACAGGCAGACGAGCTCCTCGGTACTGCAGATTCACCACAGCAACAGACACAGCAGTGATGGTCTTCAGGGCATGAGCCAGAGGTGCAGCCTCAGCAGGGAGCAGCTCACTGAGCACTGGAGGAGATTAGGCACAGGCCTGGTTCAGGGAGGCATGCACATGACAAGTTCATCAACCCTCTAGGATTAAAATTCATAGGGATGACCAGTTCAGGGGTAAGGTGTGCTCCTGGCCCAGGAAGGTACAGCTATTGCCTCACCCAGGATGGGAAGGGGAAGGGGTTACTTCATTTACCTGAAGCAGGAACAGCACTTATAACATGGTCAGCCTCCAGGCTGCTGTCTCCTAGAGACACCTGAGAGGATGGAAATATTTGAGGGACACAGAAATAGGAATTTTATGGGTGAAGCAAGACTTTTGCTGCCTCACCTTCAACTTCCAGGCATTCAAATAGAAGGGGTGGCAGGAGAGACTGAGTGCTAACTTGTGATGAAGTGATTGAGTGACTGTATTGTCTGCACAAAAATCACTCCCCTGCATACACCAGGAGGTGGGCCAGGCAGAGGCCAGTATGTGTGGCCACTCTGAAATGTTTAGTGGAGCAGAGTTGTTGCTTCCCCTATTCCTGAGCCATTTATAAGCACTACTTCTATTCATAAAATTAAGGAAGGTCCACAAATTAGGCTTAGGTACCTGAAGTGGCTAATATTTGTGTAACTCCAGTCCTGTCTGCCCTGGTTAAACCACTTAAGCAAAAATGGAAATACTGAGACCCAGGTTTATTACTGTCCAGGGGGCTCCCCTACCTTCCAGCGACCATCTGTCTGGAGGCTGAGTCCAGAGACTGGCTGGCCTCTGAGAACACTGACCCCCCTACTAGTCAGGTAGGTGTCAAGGGcctggggcaacatctccatccCTCCTCGGAGTGACCATTGGCTCCAGCGCTCAGCCCGTGCCTGTCGAATTAGGGCTGAGTCAGGCTGTGGACTCCGCCctgcagaggaggaaacaaaGTCATCATCAAGCTAGCATCCCTTGCTCTGGCAGTCCTTAATATCCTCACCCCTTGAACCAATCCCCCTTACCTGCCCCCAGTAGCAGCCCCAGTAGTATGGAACGATGGGTTTGTTCAGCTTGGAAGAGACTAGGAAAGCAGGACCTGATGCTGAGCTCACGGCTGTTGCCTGCAAACACTCCACGGCAGAGACTGTCCATGGCTAGAGATGCAACCTTAAGGGTGAGACTGGGACTGAGAGGCCAAGGAAAAAGCTACACTGACTGATCTCTGCCCCTGCCTGGTAGGGAGTAGGGCTTGGTCAGGATATGGGTTGGAAAGCACTCCCACTAACAGAAGGATGGGAAAAAAGTGCAGGCATTTACTTCCAACATTAGGTTGGAATTCCTAGGGATTCCTAGGGATAATGAAGAGAAGAGGGCATTCCCAAATAATATGGAAGAGCCCCTAGGTGACAGATTTGAGTAGGGGGCTCTGTAACTGGTTAAGGAGAGGAGGGGTGGGGCCTCTGGGCAGTGTCACCTCAGGTCCAAGGCGTCGCTGGGCAAAGCTGTGCACAGTCTCATCAGCCTCTTTGCCCCGGGGCTTTGTCAACTCCCTCAGCCCAGCCCagaacagaggtttggagaagggggGTGAAGGGCGGAGTAGCCCCCTGCATGGAGGAAGGCATAGTGAGCCAGGCGCTCCTTATTTACCTCCTCAGCTCCAGGGGGTCATTTCCATTCATTTAGTCCCCTTATGCTGAGAGGGCTGACAGGGAGAGGTGGAAATGGGAGGGATTTGACAATAGGGACCAAAGTACAAGGATGTGCAGTAAGGAAGTGGTGGTGTTACCTGAGGCCAGTGGGCAGGGCGTACAGGACACCTCCTACATACAGGAACCTGTTCTGGGCAGCTGGATGGTCTCCCTTGACAGGCAACACTTCTGAGTCCAAGCCAAGCTCAGAAACCTGCTCTCCACGAGCCCTCAGGAAGAGGAAAAACTAAGGAGAGGACTGAACCACCAAATATACTCCCCTCAACTCTACTCCCTAGTAAAAGATTCTTCCGAGGCACTCCACAAGCCTCTCACCATAAGTAGTGTCCGGGCTCCCAGGGCTCCCGCCGGCCGAATTCCCCGCGGTCCAAGTTCAAAGACAGCACCATCTGGCCCTCGGACTGAGTGGATCCAGCCTCCTAGACGCTTGCTGCCCTCCACCAGGACCACCTGAAGGACAGGAGGGAGACACTGAAGCACTGCCTATAGGTGCGGGACAAGAAGCCCGGAGAAGGATCCCGCGGGCCAGGATCCTGCCTTTGCTGGAAACAGGAAAAGAGGTGGGAATCCCTTTAAAGGAGGCTCCCTCTGGCGCCGGTAGGGCACTCACCTTGGGGGGATAGGGAGCCCGACTCAGGTGGTAACTGGCGGCCAAACCGCTGATGCCTCCGCCCAGCACGACCACGGTCCGGCTCATTGGGAAACCTACGGGAACGGGGGCGATACTGACAGGCCGAGGGGCACTCTGCTCCCCAGAAGCCCTTCCGGTTTCGCAGTCCACCCTCGCCCCCTCACTGCTTTAGGGCACACTAAGGCACGGCGCGCGGGGATGGGCTGGTGAAACAGAGAAGTTCCCGTCCAGGGGACTCACGCAGAAGAGGTGGGGAGGGACGTAAGAAAACGAAGGTAAAGGAGGAGATAGGGGAGTCTTAGCCCCAACACCCCGCCCGCGCTTCGCTGGGAGGCGGATAAGGGACACACCCACGctatctgccctcacaagactctCGAGAACCGGCCGGCAGCAAGGGTTCTGAGGCGCTCTCCTTTTACCAAATGCTTCAGGTGCGCACTCCCGCCTCCAACCTTACTGATCTCTCCGACTCCCCGTCCATTCTATTCTCGCGGCACGCGCGTGACCCTGTTTTTCCTGCTTCTGGATTGGTGGGTTCTGGAAGGCCCCGGATCACATTCACCAATGAAAACACTGAACTGGTAGTGACTCTCCCAGCAGAGGCGGAAAGACGGTGGCTGTGAAAAGCTACTCCGTGGAGTTGAAATTTAACTGGTTCTTTGCCAAGTTGGAGTGAGCAGCTATATCTGGCACTGCCCTCCCCGGGGCCCGGGCGGCGAGAGCTGAATCTTTCCGTTAGCCTTCCCCAGTTCAAGCTTCCCAGGCCCAACTAGGGTGAGAACTCCGGAGGGACGGCCCCCATGAGCTTTGACTGTAGGGAGAAGAGACAGGGACACAAGAGGCCGGTCCGCGGGGAAGCGGCTCCATAAACAGCTCCTTGATGTTAGCAACAGGCCGGGCCTACGGGAGCCAGGGCCGCCCAGCAACGTACCCAGTGTTTGTCAACAGGGGTCCTGGGTGCCTCGCCCTCGGGGGGCAGTCCCCGTCGCCGGCAATACCCGACCTTTCAGTTCCCGCATTTCTGTTCCAGGCCTTCCTGCAGCTTCACGAGTCTCAAGTTtgtcttccctcctttcctccccaaaCCTTCGCTGCTTGGGCACATGTTGGCATCATGTCGTGCCTCCGTACCTCCGGCTTTAAGAGCGCCCCCATCTGTTCAGAGAGGGAACTGGAGCCAAGTTCTTTATCCCCAGCACCCAAGCATGAATACAAATAAGGACATCactttttcttaataaatttatTCACAAAAAGTGAGATTGCAGAGGGACTGGGGGCTGTAAACGGGCAGGAGCCTGGTGAACTCTGTA from Choloepus didactylus isolate mChoDid1 chromosome 2, mChoDid1.pri, whole genome shotgun sequence encodes the following:
- the PPOX gene encoding protoporphyrinogen oxidase isoform X2, with the protein product MVLSLNLDRGEFGRREPWEPGHYLWARGEQVSELGLDSEVLPVKGDHPAAQNRFLYVGGVLYALPTGLRGLLRPSPPFSKPLFWAGLRELTKPRGKEADETVHSFAQRRLGPEVASLAMDSLCRGVFAGNSRELSIRSCFPSLFQAEQTHRSILLGLLLGAGRSPQPDSALIRQARAERWSQWSLRGGMEMLPQALDTYLTSRGVSVLRGQPVSGLSLQTDGRWKVSLGDSSLEADHVISAVPASVLSELLPAEAAPLAHALKTITAVSVAVVNLQYRGARLPVQGFGHLVPSSEDPAVLGIVYDSVAFPEQDGSPPGLRVTVMLGGSWLQMLEASGSVLSQELFQEQAQAAAATQLGLKEPPSHCLVHLHKNCIPQYMLGHWQKLESASQFLAAQRLPLTLAGASYEGVAVNDCIESGRQAAVRALSTEPNS
- the PPOX gene encoding protoporphyrinogen oxidase isoform X1, whose translation is MSRTVVVLGGGISGLAASYHLSRAPYPPKVVLVEGSKRLGGWIHSVRGPDGAVFELGPRGIRPAGALGARTLLMVSELGLDSEVLPVKGDHPAAQNRFLYVGGVLYALPTGLRGLLRPSPPFSKPLFWAGLRELTKPRGKEADETVHSFAQRRLGPEVASLAMDSLCRGVFAGNSRELSIRSCFPSLFQAEQTHRSILLGLLLGAGRSPQPDSALIRQARAERWSQWSLRGGMEMLPQALDTYLTSRGVSVLRGQPVSGLSLQTDGRWKVSLGDSSLEADHVISAVPASVLSELLPAEAAPLAHALKTITAVSVAVVNLQYRGARLPVQGFGHLVPSSEDPAVLGIVYDSVAFPEQDGSPPGLRVTVMLGGSWLQMLEASGSVLSQELFQEQAQAAAATQLGLKEPPSHCLVHLHKNCIPQYMLGHWQKLESASQFLAAQRLPLTLAGASYEGVAVNDCIESGRQAAVRALSTEPNS
- the PPOX gene encoding protoporphyrinogen oxidase isoform X3, translating into MDSLCRGVFAGNSRELSIRSCFPSLFQAEQTHRSILLGLLLGAGRSPQPDSALIRQARAERWSQWSLRGGMEMLPQALDTYLTSRGVSVLRGQPVSGLSLQTDGRWKVSLGDSSLEADHVISAVPASVLSELLPAEAAPLAHALKTITAVSVAVVNLQYRGARLPVQGFGHLVPSSEDPAVLGIVYDSVAFPEQDGSPPGLRVTVMLGGSWLQMLEASGSVLSQELFQEQAQAAAATQLGLKEPPSHCLVHLHKNCIPQYMLGHWQKLESASQFLAAQRLPLTLAGASYEGVAVNDCIESGRQAAVRALSTEPNS